One Neovison vison isolate M4711 chromosome 2, ASM_NN_V1, whole genome shotgun sequence genomic window carries:
- the ADGRB2 gene encoding adhesion G protein-coupled receptor B2 isoform X4 has translation MTPACPLLLSVILSLHLAAAFDPAPSACSALASGVLYGAFSLQDLFPTIASGCSWTLENPDPTKYSLYLRFNRQEQVCAHFAPRLLPLDHYLVNFTCLRPSPEEAAAGAGAEAEAEAEAGRPEEEEEAAAGLELCGGSGPFTFLHFDKNFVQLCLSAEPSEAPRLLAPAALAFRFVEVLLINNNNSSQFTCGVLCRWSEECGRAAGRACGFAQPGCSCPGEAGAAAATTTTPPGPPAAHTLSNALVPGGPAPPAEADLHSGSSNDLFTTEMRYGEEPEEEPKVKTQWPRSADEPGLYMAQTVHGVWEEWGSWSLCSRSCGRGSRSRMRTCVPPQHGGKACEGPELQTKLCSMAACPVEGQWLEWGPWGPCSTSCANGTQQRSRKCSVAGPAWATCTGALTDTRECSNLECPAADSKWGPWNAWSLCSKTCDTGWQRRFRMCQASGAQGYPCEGTGEEVKPCSEKRCPAFHEMCRDEYVMLMTWKKAAAGEIIYNKCPPNASGSASRRCLLSAQGVAYWGLPSFARCISHEYRYLYLSLREHLAKGQRMLAGEGMSQVVRSLQELLARRTYYSGDLLFSVDILRNVTDTFKRATYVPSADDVQRFFQVVSFMVDAENKEKWDDAQQVSPGSVHLLRVVEDFIHLVGDALKAFQSSLIVTDNLVISIQREPVSAVSSDITFPMRGRRGMKDWVRHSEDRLFLPKEVLSLSSPGKPAASGPAGSPGRGRGPETMPPGPGHSHQRLLPADPEESSSYFVIGAVLYRTLGLILPPPRPPLAVTSRVMTVTVRPPTQPPAEPLITVELSYIINGTTDPHCASWDYSRADASSGDWDTESCQTLETQAAHTRCQCQHLSTFAVLAQPPKDLTLELAGSPSVPLVIGCAVSCMALLTLLAIYAAFWRFIKSERSIILLNFCLSILASNILILVGQSRVLSKGVCTMTAAFLHFFFLSSFCWVLTEAWQSYLAVIGRMRTRLVRKRFLCLGWGLPALVVAVSVGFTRTKGYGTSSYCWLSLEGGLLYAFVGPAAVIVLVNMLIGIIVFNKLMARDGISDKSKKQRAGASLWSSCVVLPLLALTWMSAVLAMTDRRSVLFQALFAVFNSAQGFVITAVHCFLRREVQDVVKCQMGVCRADESEDSPDSCKNGQLQILSDFEKDVDLACQTVLFKEVNTCNPSTITGTLSRLSLDEDEEPKSCLVGPEGGLSFSPLPGNILVPMAASPGLGEPPPPQEANPVYMCGEGGLRQLDLTWLRPEPGSEGDYMVLPRRTLSLQPGSGGGAGEEPPRARPEGTPRRAAKTLPHPEGYPSFLSVDHSGLGLGPAYGSLQNPYGMTFQPPPPTPSARQIPEPGERSRTMPRTVPGSTMKLGSLERKKLRYSDLDFEKVMHTRKRHSELYHELNQKFHTFDRYRSQSTAKEKPSPGEHPGLSQQRRHQSWSTFKSMTLGSLPPKPRERLGLHRAAAWEPAEPPDGDFQTEV, from the exons ATGACCCCAGCCTGTCCCCTCTTACTATCTGTGATTCTGTCCCTGCACCTGGCCGCCGCCTTCGACCCTGCCCCCAGCGCCTGCTCCGCCCTGGCCTCGGGCGTGCTCTACGGGGCCTTCTCACTGCAGGACCTCTTCCCCACCATTGCCTCGGGCTGCTCCTGGACCCTGGAGAACCCCGACCCCACCAAGTACTCCCTCTACCTGCGCTTCAACCGCCAGGAGCAGGTGTGCGCTCACTTCGCCCCCCGTCTGCTGCCCCTGGACCACTATCTGGTCAACTTCACCTGCCTGCGGCCTAGCCCCGAGGAGGCAGCGGCAGGGGCCGGGGCCGAGGCCGAGGCGGAGGCAGAGGCGGGGCggccagaggaggaagaggaggcggcAGCGGGGCTGGAGCTGTGCGGCGGCTCGGGCCCCTTCACTTTCCTGCACTTCGACAAGAACTTCGTGCAGCTGTGCCTGTCGGCAGAGCCCTCGGAGGCCCCACGCCTGCTAGCGCCCGCCGCCCTGGCCTTCCGCTTCGTCGAGGTCTTgctcatcaacaacaacaactccAGCCAGTTCACCTGCGGTGTCCTCTGCCGCTGGAGCGAGGAGTGTGGCCGCGCGGCTGGCCGGGCCTGTGGCTTTGCCCAGCCCGGCTGCAGCTGCCCCGGGGAGGCGGGGGCCGctgccgccaccaccaccacgccTCCAGGCCCTCCTGCTGCCCACACTCTGTCCAATGCCCTGGTGCCCGGGGGCCCGGCCCCACCCGCTGAGGCCGATTTGCATTCAGGGAGCAGCAATGACCTGTTTACCACCGAGATGAGATATG GTGAGGAGCCGGAAGAGGAACCCAAGGTGAAAACCCAGTGGCCAAGGTCTGCAGATGAGCCTGGGCTATACATGGCACAGACAG TGCACGGCGTGTGGGAGgagtggggctcctggagcctgTGCTCCCGCAGCTGCGGGCGGGGGTCCCGGAGCCGGATGCGGACCTGCGTGCCCCCCCAGCACGGCGGCAAGGCCTGCGAGGGTCCCGAGCTGCAGACTAAGCTCTGCAGTATGGCTGCCTGCCCGG TGGAAGGCCAGTGGCTAGAATGGGGTCCCTGGGGCCCATGCTCCACCTCCTGTGCCAATGGGACCCAGCAGCGCAGCCGGAAGTGCAGTGTGGCAGGCCCAGCCTGGGCCACGTGTACAGGGGCACTCACAGACACCCGCGAGTGCAGCAACCTCGAATGCCCTG CCGCGGATAGCAAGTGGGGGCCGTGGAACGCATGGAGCCTGTGCTCCAAGACGTGCGACACGGGCTGGCAGCGCCGCTTTCGCATGTGCCAGGCCTCAGGTGCACAGGGCTACCCCTGTGAGGGCACTGGAGAGGAGGTGAAGCCTTGCAGCGAGAAGAGGTGTCCAG CCTTCCACGAGATGTGCAGGGACGAGTATGTGATGCTGATGACATGGAAGAAGGCAGCTGCTGGCGAGATCATTTACAACAAGTGCCCCCCTAACGCCTCAG GGTCTGCCAGCCGCCGCTGTCTCCTCAGTGCCCAAGGCGTGGCATACTGGGGTCTGCCCAGCTTCGCCCGCTGCATCTCCCACGAATACCGCTACCTGTACCTGTCT CTTCGGGAGCATCTGGCCAAGGGGCAGCGCATGCTGGCGGGCGAGGGCATGTCACAGGTGGTGCGCAGCCTGCAGGAGCTGCTGGCCCGGCGCACTTACTACAGCGGGGACCTGCTCTTCTCCGTGGACATTCTCCGGAACGTCACGGACACTTTCAAGAGGGCCACCTATGTGCCCTCGGCAGACGACGTGCAG CGCTTCTTCCAGGTGGTGAGCTTCATGGTGGACGCAGAGAACAAGGAGAAGTGGGATGACGCTCAGCAG GTATCCCCTGGCTCTGTGCACCTGCTGCGTGTCGTGGAGGACTTCATTCACCTGGTGGGCGATGCCCTCAAGGCCTTCCAGAGCTCTCTGATTGTCACAGACAACCTGG TGATCAGCATTCAGCGTGAACCGGTCTCGGCCGTGTCCAGTGACATCACATTCCCCATGCGCGGCCGCAGGGGCATGAAGGACTGGGTGCGGCACTCGGAGGACCGCCTTTTCCTACCCAAGGAGGTGCTCAGCCTCTCCTCCCcggggaagccagctgcctcTGGCCCAGCGGGCAgccctggcagggggaggggcccagAAACCATGCCCCCTGGCCCCGGCCACTCCCACCAGCGCCTCCTGCCGGCAGACCCCGAGGAGTCGTCCTCCTACTTTGTGATCGGTGCTGTGCTCTACCGCACGCTCGGCCTCATCCTGCCTCCCCCCAG acccccACTGGCCGTCACATCCAGGGTGATGACAGTGACCGTGCGGCCACCCACCCAGCCACCAGCTGAGCCCCTAATCACAGTGGAGCTCTCCTACATCATCAAC GGCACCACGGATCCCCACTGTGCCAGCTGGGACTACTCCAGAGC AGATGCCAGCTCAGGGGACTGGGACACCGAGAGCTGCCAGACGCTGGAGACACAAGCAGCCCACACTCGCTGCCAGTGCCAGCACCTGTCCACCTTTGCTGTGTTGGCCCAGCCGCCCAAGGACCtg ACCCTGGAGCTGGCAGGCTCCCCTTCAGTCCCCCTCGTGATCGGCTGTGCCGTGTCCTGCATGGCGCTGCTCACCCTCCTTGCCATCTACGCCGCCTTCTGGAG GTTCATAAAATCCGAGCGCTCCATCATCTTGCTGAACTTTTGCCTGTCCATCCTGGCTTCCAACATCCTGATCCTCGTAGGCCAGTCCCGGGTGCTGAGCAAG GGTGTCTGCACCATGACTGCCGCCTTCTTgcacttcttcttcctctcctccttctgctgGGTGCTCACGGAGGCCTGGCAGTCCTACCTGGCTGTCATTGGACGGATGCGTACCCGCCTCGTTCGCAAGCGCTTCCTCTGCCTGGGCTGGG GTCTGCCGGCcctggtggtggctgtgtctgtcgGCTTTACCCGCACCAAAGGATACGGTACATCCAGCTA CTGCTGGCTCTCCCTGGAGGGCGGCCTGCTCTATGCCTTTGTGGGCCCTGCAGCTGTCATTGTCCTG GTGAATATGCTCATTGGGATCATCGTCTTCAACAAACTCATGGCACGTGATGGCATCTCCGACAAGTCCAAGAAGCAGAGGGCCGG GGCCTCGCTCTGGAGCTCCTGCGTGGTGCTGCCGCTGCTGGCGCTCACCTGGATGTCGGCCGTCCTGGCCATGACAGACCGGCGCTCCGTCCTCTTCCAGGCTCTCTTCGCGGTCTTCAACTCCGCGCAGGGTTTCGTCATCACTGCGGTGCACTGCTTCCTGCGCCGGGAG GTCCAGGACGTGGTGAAATGCCAGATGGGCGTGTGCCGGGCGGATGAAAGTGAAGACTCCCCGGACTCCTGTAAGAACGGGCAGCTGCAGATCCTG TCAGACTTTGAAAAGGATGTGGATCTGGCCTGTCAGACAG TTCTGTTCAAGGAGGTCAACACTTGCAACCCATCTACCATCACGGGCACACTCTCCCGCCTGTCCTTGGACGAGGATGAGGAGCCCAAGTCCTGCCTCGTGGGTCCTGAGGGCGGCCTCAGCTTCTCACCGCTGCCCGGGAATATCCTGGTGCCCATGGCGGCCtcgccagggctgggggagcccccGCCCCCGCAGGAGGCCAACCCTGTGTACATGTGTGGTGAAGGTGGCCTGCGGCAGCTGGACCTCACATGGCTGCGGCCCGAGCCGGGCTCCGAGGGGGACTACATGGTGCTGCCCCGGCGGACTCTGAGCCTGCAGCCCGGCAGCGGGGGCGGAGCTGGCGAAGAACCCCCAAGGGCCCGGCCCGAGGGCACCCCTCGGCGCGCTGCCAAGACGCTGCCCCACCCTGAAGGCTACCCCAGCTTCCTGTCTGTGGACCActcaggcctggggctgggcccTGCCTATGGGTCCCTACAGAACCCCTACGGGATGACCTTCCAGCCACCCCCACCGACGCCCAGTGCCCGCCAAATACCTGAGCCAGGGGAGCGCAGCCGGACCATGCCCCGTACTGTGCCAGGCTCCACCATGAAGCTGGGCTCCTTGGAG CGAAAGAAGTTACGATATTCAGACCTGGACTTTGAG AAGGTGATGCACACCCGGAAGCGGCACTCGGAACTCTACCACGAGCTCAACCAGAAATTCCACACTTTCGACCGTTACCGCAGCCAGTCCACAGCCAAG GAGaagcccagccctggggagcatccCGGCTTGTCCCAACAGCGGAGACACCAGAGCTGGAGCACCTTCAAGTCGATGACGTTGGGCTCGCTTCCCCCCAAGCCCCGAGAACGGCTGGGCCTGCACCGAGCAGCTGCCTGGGAGCCCGCAGAGCCACCTGATGGTGACTTCCAGACAGAGGTGTGA
- the ADGRB2 gene encoding adhesion G protein-coupled receptor B2 isoform X3 yields the protein MTPACPLLLSVILSLHLAAAFDPAPSACSALASGVLYGAFSLQDLFPTIASGCSWTLENPDPTKYSLYLRFNRQEQVCAHFAPRLLPLDHYLVNFTCLRPSPEEAAAGAGAEAEAEAEAGRPEEEEEAAAGLELCGGSGPFTFLHFDKNFVQLCLSAEPSEAPRLLAPAALAFRFVEVLLINNNNSSQFTCGVLCRWSEECGRAAGRACGFAQPGCSCPGEAGAAAATTTTPPGPPAAHTLSNALVPGGPAPPAEADLHSGSSNDLFTTEMRYGEEPEEEPKVKTQWPRSADEPGLYMAQTGDPAAEEWSPWSVCSLTCGQGLQVRTRSCVSSPYGTLCSGPLRETRPCNNSATCPVEGQWLEWGPWGPCSTSCANGTQQRSRKCSVAGPAWATCTGALTDTRECSNLECPAADSKWGPWNAWSLCSKTCDTGWQRRFRMCQASGAQGYPCEGTGEEVKPCSEKRCPAFHEMCRDEYVMLMTWKKAAAGEIIYNKCPPNASGSASRRCLLSAQGVAYWGLPSFARCISHEYRYLYLSLREHLAKGQRMLAGEGMSQVVRSLQELLARRTYYSGDLLFSVDILRNVTDTFKRATYVPSADDVQRFFQVVSFMVDAENKEKWDDAQQVSPGSVHLLRVVEDFIHLVGDALKAFQSSLIVTDNLVISIQREPVSAVSSDITFPMRGRRGMKDWVRHSEDRLFLPKEVLSLSSPGKPAASGPAGSPGRGRGPETMPPGPGHSHQRLLPADPEESSSYFVIGAVLYRTLGLILPPPRPPLAVTSRVMTVTVRPPTQPPAEPLITVELSYIINGTTDPHCASWDYSRADASSGDWDTESCQTLETQAAHTRCQCQHLSTFAVLAQPPKDLTLELAGSPSVPLVIGCAVSCMALLTLLAIYAAFWRFIKSERSIILLNFCLSILASNILILVGQSRVLSKGVCTMTAAFLHFFFLSSFCWVLTEAWQSYLAVIGRMRTRLVRKRFLCLGWGLPALVVAVSVGFTRTKGYGTSSYCWLSLEGGLLYAFVGPAAVIVLVNMLIGIIVFNKLMARDGISDKSKKQRAGSERCPWASLLLPCSACGAVPSPLLSSASARNAMASLWSSCVVLPLLALTWMSAVLAMTDRRSVLFQALFAVFNSAQGFVITAVHCFLRREVQDVVKCQMGVCRADESEDSPDSCKNGQLQILSDFEKDVDLACQTVLFKEVNTCNPSTITGTLSRLSLDEDEEPKSCLVGPEGGLSFSPLPGNILVPMAASPGLGEPPPPQEANPVYMCGEGGLRQLDLTWLRPEPGSEGDYMVLPRRTLSLQPGSGGGAGEEPPRARPEGTPRRAAKTLPHPEGYPSFLSVDHSGLGLGPAYGSLQNPYGMTFQPPPPTPSARQIPEPGERSRTMPRTVPGSTMKLGSLERKKLRYSDLDFEVMHTRKRHSELYHELNQKFHTFDRYRSQSTAKEKPSPGEHPGLSQQRRHQSWSTFKSMTLGSLPPKPRERLGLHRAAAWEPAEPPDGDFQTEV from the exons ATGACCCCAGCCTGTCCCCTCTTACTATCTGTGATTCTGTCCCTGCACCTGGCCGCCGCCTTCGACCCTGCCCCCAGCGCCTGCTCCGCCCTGGCCTCGGGCGTGCTCTACGGGGCCTTCTCACTGCAGGACCTCTTCCCCACCATTGCCTCGGGCTGCTCCTGGACCCTGGAGAACCCCGACCCCACCAAGTACTCCCTCTACCTGCGCTTCAACCGCCAGGAGCAGGTGTGCGCTCACTTCGCCCCCCGTCTGCTGCCCCTGGACCACTATCTGGTCAACTTCACCTGCCTGCGGCCTAGCCCCGAGGAGGCAGCGGCAGGGGCCGGGGCCGAGGCCGAGGCGGAGGCAGAGGCGGGGCggccagaggaggaagaggaggcggcAGCGGGGCTGGAGCTGTGCGGCGGCTCGGGCCCCTTCACTTTCCTGCACTTCGACAAGAACTTCGTGCAGCTGTGCCTGTCGGCAGAGCCCTCGGAGGCCCCACGCCTGCTAGCGCCCGCCGCCCTGGCCTTCCGCTTCGTCGAGGTCTTgctcatcaacaacaacaactccAGCCAGTTCACCTGCGGTGTCCTCTGCCGCTGGAGCGAGGAGTGTGGCCGCGCGGCTGGCCGGGCCTGTGGCTTTGCCCAGCCCGGCTGCAGCTGCCCCGGGGAGGCGGGGGCCGctgccgccaccaccaccacgccTCCAGGCCCTCCTGCTGCCCACACTCTGTCCAATGCCCTGGTGCCCGGGGGCCCGGCCCCACCCGCTGAGGCCGATTTGCATTCAGGGAGCAGCAATGACCTGTTTACCACCGAGATGAGATATG GTGAGGAGCCGGAAGAGGAACCCAAGGTGAAAACCCAGTGGCCAAGGTCTGCAGATGAGCCTGGGCTATACATGGCACAGACAG GCGACCCGGCGGCCGAGGAGTGGTCCCCGTGGAGCGTGTGTTCTCTGACGTGTGGGCAGGGTCTGCAGGTGCGGACCCGCTCCTGTGTGTCTTCCCCCTATGGGACCCTGTGCAGCGGGCCCCTGCGGGAGACCCGGCCCTGCAACAATTCGGCCACCTGCCCAG TGGAAGGCCAGTGGCTAGAATGGGGTCCCTGGGGCCCATGCTCCACCTCCTGTGCCAATGGGACCCAGCAGCGCAGCCGGAAGTGCAGTGTGGCAGGCCCAGCCTGGGCCACGTGTACAGGGGCACTCACAGACACCCGCGAGTGCAGCAACCTCGAATGCCCTG CCGCGGATAGCAAGTGGGGGCCGTGGAACGCATGGAGCCTGTGCTCCAAGACGTGCGACACGGGCTGGCAGCGCCGCTTTCGCATGTGCCAGGCCTCAGGTGCACAGGGCTACCCCTGTGAGGGCACTGGAGAGGAGGTGAAGCCTTGCAGCGAGAAGAGGTGTCCAG CCTTCCACGAGATGTGCAGGGACGAGTATGTGATGCTGATGACATGGAAGAAGGCAGCTGCTGGCGAGATCATTTACAACAAGTGCCCCCCTAACGCCTCAG GGTCTGCCAGCCGCCGCTGTCTCCTCAGTGCCCAAGGCGTGGCATACTGGGGTCTGCCCAGCTTCGCCCGCTGCATCTCCCACGAATACCGCTACCTGTACCTGTCT CTTCGGGAGCATCTGGCCAAGGGGCAGCGCATGCTGGCGGGCGAGGGCATGTCACAGGTGGTGCGCAGCCTGCAGGAGCTGCTGGCCCGGCGCACTTACTACAGCGGGGACCTGCTCTTCTCCGTGGACATTCTCCGGAACGTCACGGACACTTTCAAGAGGGCCACCTATGTGCCCTCGGCAGACGACGTGCAG CGCTTCTTCCAGGTGGTGAGCTTCATGGTGGACGCAGAGAACAAGGAGAAGTGGGATGACGCTCAGCAG GTATCCCCTGGCTCTGTGCACCTGCTGCGTGTCGTGGAGGACTTCATTCACCTGGTGGGCGATGCCCTCAAGGCCTTCCAGAGCTCTCTGATTGTCACAGACAACCTGG TGATCAGCATTCAGCGTGAACCGGTCTCGGCCGTGTCCAGTGACATCACATTCCCCATGCGCGGCCGCAGGGGCATGAAGGACTGGGTGCGGCACTCGGAGGACCGCCTTTTCCTACCCAAGGAGGTGCTCAGCCTCTCCTCCCcggggaagccagctgcctcTGGCCCAGCGGGCAgccctggcagggggaggggcccagAAACCATGCCCCCTGGCCCCGGCCACTCCCACCAGCGCCTCCTGCCGGCAGACCCCGAGGAGTCGTCCTCCTACTTTGTGATCGGTGCTGTGCTCTACCGCACGCTCGGCCTCATCCTGCCTCCCCCCAG acccccACTGGCCGTCACATCCAGGGTGATGACAGTGACCGTGCGGCCACCCACCCAGCCACCAGCTGAGCCCCTAATCACAGTGGAGCTCTCCTACATCATCAAC GGCACCACGGATCCCCACTGTGCCAGCTGGGACTACTCCAGAGC AGATGCCAGCTCAGGGGACTGGGACACCGAGAGCTGCCAGACGCTGGAGACACAAGCAGCCCACACTCGCTGCCAGTGCCAGCACCTGTCCACCTTTGCTGTGTTGGCCCAGCCGCCCAAGGACCtg ACCCTGGAGCTGGCAGGCTCCCCTTCAGTCCCCCTCGTGATCGGCTGTGCCGTGTCCTGCATGGCGCTGCTCACCCTCCTTGCCATCTACGCCGCCTTCTGGAG GTTCATAAAATCCGAGCGCTCCATCATCTTGCTGAACTTTTGCCTGTCCATCCTGGCTTCCAACATCCTGATCCTCGTAGGCCAGTCCCGGGTGCTGAGCAAG GGTGTCTGCACCATGACTGCCGCCTTCTTgcacttcttcttcctctcctccttctgctgGGTGCTCACGGAGGCCTGGCAGTCCTACCTGGCTGTCATTGGACGGATGCGTACCCGCCTCGTTCGCAAGCGCTTCCTCTGCCTGGGCTGGG GTCTGCCGGCcctggtggtggctgtgtctgtcgGCTTTACCCGCACCAAAGGATACGGTACATCCAGCTA CTGCTGGCTCTCCCTGGAGGGCGGCCTGCTCTATGCCTTTGTGGGCCCTGCAGCTGTCATTGTCCTG GTGAATATGCTCATTGGGATCATCGTCTTCAACAAACTCATGGCACGTGATGGCATCTCCGACAAGTCCAAGAAGCAGAGGGCCGG GTCGGAGCGGTGCCCCTGGGccagcctgctcctcccctgctcagcgTGTGGAGCGGTCCCCAGCCCCCTGCTCAGCTCAGCCTCGGCCAGGAACGCCAT GGCCTCGCTCTGGAGCTCCTGCGTGGTGCTGCCGCTGCTGGCGCTCACCTGGATGTCGGCCGTCCTGGCCATGACAGACCGGCGCTCCGTCCTCTTCCAGGCTCTCTTCGCGGTCTTCAACTCCGCGCAGGGTTTCGTCATCACTGCGGTGCACTGCTTCCTGCGCCGGGAG GTCCAGGACGTGGTGAAATGCCAGATGGGCGTGTGCCGGGCGGATGAAAGTGAAGACTCCCCGGACTCCTGTAAGAACGGGCAGCTGCAGATCCTG TCAGACTTTGAAAAGGATGTGGATCTGGCCTGTCAGACAG TTCTGTTCAAGGAGGTCAACACTTGCAACCCATCTACCATCACGGGCACACTCTCCCGCCTGTCCTTGGACGAGGATGAGGAGCCCAAGTCCTGCCTCGTGGGTCCTGAGGGCGGCCTCAGCTTCTCACCGCTGCCCGGGAATATCCTGGTGCCCATGGCGGCCtcgccagggctgggggagcccccGCCCCCGCAGGAGGCCAACCCTGTGTACATGTGTGGTGAAGGTGGCCTGCGGCAGCTGGACCTCACATGGCTGCGGCCCGAGCCGGGCTCCGAGGGGGACTACATGGTGCTGCCCCGGCGGACTCTGAGCCTGCAGCCCGGCAGCGGGGGCGGAGCTGGCGAAGAACCCCCAAGGGCCCGGCCCGAGGGCACCCCTCGGCGCGCTGCCAAGACGCTGCCCCACCCTGAAGGCTACCCCAGCTTCCTGTCTGTGGACCActcaggcctggggctgggcccTGCCTATGGGTCCCTACAGAACCCCTACGGGATGACCTTCCAGCCACCCCCACCGACGCCCAGTGCCCGCCAAATACCTGAGCCAGGGGAGCGCAGCCGGACCATGCCCCGTACTGTGCCAGGCTCCACCATGAAGCTGGGCTCCTTGGAG CGAAAGAAGTTACGATATTCAGACCTGGACTTTGAG GTGATGCACACCCGGAAGCGGCACTCGGAACTCTACCACGAGCTCAACCAGAAATTCCACACTTTCGACCGTTACCGCAGCCAGTCCACAGCCAAG GAGaagcccagccctggggagcatccCGGCTTGTCCCAACAGCGGAGACACCAGAGCTGGAGCACCTTCAAGTCGATGACGTTGGGCTCGCTTCCCCCCAAGCCCCGAGAACGGCTGGGCCTGCACCGAGCAGCTGCCTGGGAGCCCGCAGAGCCACCTGATGGTGACTTCCAGACAGAGGTGTGA